The proteins below are encoded in one region of Neodiprion virginianus isolate iyNeoVirg1 chromosome 7, iyNeoVirg1.1, whole genome shotgun sequence:
- the LOC124309201 gene encoding probable phospholipid hydroperoxide glutathione peroxidase, giving the protein MDGRSVLPQILPTAILVIFLSLGTTELVYAASEDSTCRRNDRDRCSANKMETFDQYTDWRNAGSMHEFTAKDIRGDDVSLSIYKGFVCIVVNVASQCGLTDSNYAQLEELYEKYRDTHKLKILAFPCDQFNGQEPGSSTDIMNFARTYNVQFDMFEKIKVNGPDAHPLWKWMKERQGGFLGNAIKWNFTKFIVDKDGQPVDRFSPTTPPNDLEATLTEYL; this is encoded by the coding sequence ATGGATGGAAGGTCGGTGCTTCCGCAGATTCTCCCAACTGCGATACTCGTTATTTTCCTGTCACTCGGAACAACGGAGCTGGTTTATGCAGCTTCCGAGGACTCGACATGCCGAAGGAACGACCGAGATCGTTGCTCCGCGAACAAGATGGAAACCTTTGATCAGTACACGGATTGGAGAAACGCCGGCTCGATGCACGAGTTCACCGCGAAGGATATACGCGGCGACGACGTATCTCTTTCGATCTACAAAGGGTTTGTTTGCATTGTTGTTAACGTCGCGAGTCAGTGTGGACTTACAGACAGCAACTACGCCCAGCTCGAAGAACTTTACGAAAAGTATCGCGATACACACAAGCTCAAGATATTAGCCTTCCCCTGCGACCAGTTCAACGGCCAGGAGCCTGGATCGTCCACGGATATAATGAATTTTGCGAGAACGTATAATGTGCAGTTCGACATGTTTGAAAAGATCAAAGTTAACGGGCCTGACGCCCATCCGCTGTGGAAATGGATGAAGGAAAGACAGGGTGGGTTTTTGGGAAACGCGATCAAGTGGAATTTCACGAAATTTATTGTCGACAAAGATGGCCAGCCCGTCGATCGTTTTTCACCGACCACTCCGCCCAATGACCTGGAGGCAACTCTTACGGAATACCTTTAA